From a single Pseudomonas sp. A34-9 genomic region:
- a CDS encoding Ig-like domain-containing protein — MNSPVAPSGSASSQQIQIFPPPSGGIGVLALSPFYITNHKPQPDGAMGVNVAMANSDLSGVLAWIFPYSNMSISDKIHVHLAPHPLPVAEITVGPEHFNDKGVAQLISFYISLDDLEFSFAPNSLTSLEGKIVVERISGNLEESTPIGVLYKYPPPGPQDPDSSTAKNEAMTKPIVADLVIDQTIINDGTWVRILQYPNQCIGDVVTVAFGPELVSVTVTALGDVSIEITAAKLATLKPTDNLPVSWSVHDTVENFSKWSLPTPIKVIPGIFLLAAPFWDLADTQNVLNHDLLKGLDTSVTTSASFAAGDIINLTLQGHTKNGEALFYTDSRTRTTAGKTQIFDIANELIRNAIGGEMWASFTVTSGNVTQQSKPANAIITGTSQPLGLPAVTPLTAAGEVPEDAPTVAVEFAKYWPLRKGATALCYWQALSETGTAILYIFQQIITDEKLPIIFHVESKFVAPYAGGPLSVKCEIKNPGEATVSSDLLQLQISAKKVITINPPIQVPRGTIDPLDGDWLMRAEYLEAQDGQMGRLRQENAPAGASPFPRLPFNKNKRINWPLEPAFRIRHQGEEVNLFWNLWSNGERIASSSPTKVVIAAVQPEDPRFPTITVAGVTASELDVKSLEASDMLKVPAWPLQAIGQLIWVTLEGVDASGNKVVLDVVVGERVISIDGYEKLIPLERFQSLKHLSEAIISCWVSFSGQHEEKSKVRFPTRKYLIKSILPLSMNTAPMTLSGLSVKYPWHVTGNASIGNTDIRYPVGGTAPYIFTSDKPAVASVTSAGVVTGNANGTATITVTDQNKSSLSFPVYVSNVFRLAINENSMNYQQAVNWMYSLGGFPVSSAAINDLQRVYGRMPIYKHYWLCEKGACQNISAGFAFFHHEYRGIYCADAAAAYSGAWCLLRT; from the coding sequence ATGAACAGTCCAGTTGCGCCCTCAGGTTCCGCATCGAGTCAACAAATCCAGATATTCCCTCCACCCTCCGGCGGCATTGGGGTTCTGGCTCTTTCGCCGTTTTACATCACAAACCACAAACCACAGCCTGACGGGGCCATGGGCGTCAACGTAGCCATGGCTAACAGCGACCTAAGCGGGGTACTGGCCTGGATTTTTCCTTACTCGAATATGAGCATCAGCGACAAGATTCACGTTCACCTTGCCCCTCATCCACTTCCAGTCGCTGAAATCACGGTCGGCCCCGAACACTTCAACGATAAGGGAGTGGCGCAGCTGATTTCCTTCTACATCTCTTTAGATGATCTGGAGTTCAGCTTTGCGCCAAATTCCTTGACCAGTCTGGAGGGGAAGATTGTTGTTGAACGTATTAGTGGCAACCTTGAAGAATCAACACCTATTGGAGTGCTTTATAAATATCCGCCACCCGGTCCACAGGATCCCGACAGCAGTACCGCAAAAAACGAGGCGATGACCAAACCAATCGTCGCGGATCTGGTGATCGACCAGACCATTATCAACGACGGCACCTGGGTGAGGATCCTGCAATACCCCAATCAATGCATTGGCGACGTGGTCACAGTCGCCTTTGGACCTGAACTCGTCAGCGTTACAGTGACCGCCCTCGGGGATGTCTCGATTGAAATCACGGCCGCAAAGCTGGCCACCCTCAAGCCGACCGACAATCTGCCGGTAAGCTGGTCGGTACACGACACTGTGGAGAATTTCAGCAAATGGTCGCTTCCGACCCCCATCAAGGTAATACCTGGCATTTTCTTGCTTGCGGCTCCGTTCTGGGATTTAGCAGACACTCAAAACGTGCTGAATCACGACTTGCTAAAGGGTTTGGATACATCGGTGACGACCAGCGCTTCGTTTGCCGCAGGAGACATTATTAACCTGACACTACAGGGTCATACAAAAAACGGCGAAGCTCTCTTCTACACCGACAGCCGGACGCGGACGACCGCTGGCAAGACGCAGATCTTCGACATTGCGAATGAACTCATACGAAACGCAATCGGCGGGGAAATGTGGGCATCCTTTACCGTCACCAGCGGTAATGTCACCCAGCAATCAAAACCCGCCAACGCCATCATCACTGGCACATCCCAACCCTTGGGACTGCCAGCTGTCACGCCACTGACTGCTGCAGGCGAAGTACCGGAAGATGCCCCCACAGTGGCGGTAGAGTTTGCCAAATACTGGCCTTTGAGAAAGGGTGCAACAGCACTGTGTTACTGGCAGGCCCTCAGTGAAACAGGCACGGCTATTCTCTACATTTTTCAACAGATCATCACTGATGAAAAACTGCCGATCATTTTCCACGTAGAGAGCAAATTCGTCGCACCTTATGCTGGCGGTCCTCTGTCGGTGAAGTGCGAAATCAAAAATCCCGGGGAGGCCACAGTGTCTTCCGATCTGCTGCAATTGCAGATCAGTGCGAAGAAAGTCATCACGATCAATCCACCGATACAAGTGCCCAGAGGAACAATTGATCCGCTGGACGGTGATTGGCTTATGCGGGCCGAATACCTCGAAGCTCAGGACGGTCAGATGGGCCGACTGAGGCAGGAGAATGCCCCAGCCGGTGCCTCTCCCTTCCCACGACTGCCATTCAACAAAAACAAACGTATCAATTGGCCGCTTGAACCCGCGTTTCGCATTCGCCATCAAGGAGAGGAAGTCAATCTGTTCTGGAACTTGTGGAGTAACGGAGAAAGAATCGCGTCCTCTTCGCCGACGAAGGTAGTGATTGCTGCTGTGCAACCAGAAGACCCTCGTTTTCCGACAATAACCGTGGCAGGTGTCACAGCGTCTGAACTGGATGTGAAAAGCCTTGAAGCCAGCGACATGCTTAAAGTGCCGGCATGGCCCCTACAGGCAATAGGGCAATTGATCTGGGTGACGCTGGAAGGTGTTGATGCCTCCGGGAACAAAGTCGTATTGGATGTGGTTGTCGGTGAGCGCGTTATTTCAATCGACGGCTATGAAAAGTTGATCCCGCTTGAACGGTTTCAATCGCTCAAACACCTATCCGAGGCGATTATCTCGTGCTGGGTAAGTTTTTCAGGCCAGCACGAAGAGAAGTCAAAAGTCAGGTTCCCCACCCGAAAATACCTTATTAAATCGATACTTCCACTGTCGATGAACACAGCACCGATGACGCTGTCGGGGTTATCCGTTAAATACCCATGGCACGTGACTGGAAATGCCTCTATCGGAAATACCGACATAAGGTACCCAGTAGGCGGCACCGCTCCCTACATCTTTACCTCCGACAAACCTGCAGTCGCCTCTGTGACTTCAGCTGGCGTCGTCACCGGGAATGCCAATGGCACTGCCACCATCACCGTAACGGATCAAAACAAAAGCTCACTGTCATTCCCAGTTTACGTCAGCAATGTGTTTCGCTTGGCAATCAATGAAAACAGCATGAACTACCAGCAAGCTGTGAACTGGATGTATTCGCTGGGAGGATTCCCTGTCTCGAGTGCAGCGATTAATGACTTGCAAAGGGTTTATGGACGAATGCCGATTTATAAACATTACTGGTTATGTGAGAAGGGGGCGTGTCAGAACATATCGGCGGGCTTCGCATTCTTTCACCATGAGTATCGCGGCATTTACTGCGCGGATGCGGCTGCGGCCTATTCTGGAGCCTGGTGTCTGCTGAGAACATAA
- a CDS encoding YecA family protein gives MSFAEQLTRLQVFLDADELHDEALDYVAAHGYLTALSICAEEVPEREWIDALFAEEPHYSSDAQREEIEATLIGLKAHIARQLASDEEFELPCELDLGDEPDDSELRGWCIGFMEGVFLREAAWFETAEEEVSEMLLPIMVGSGLFDEQPEFEDIAKDANLMDDMIVQIPEALTALYLLCQAPDEKPAILKPRHH, from the coding sequence ATGTCCTTCGCTGAGCAACTGACCCGCCTGCAAGTTTTCCTCGACGCCGACGAGCTGCATGACGAGGCGCTGGATTACGTGGCCGCTCACGGCTACCTGACCGCGCTGTCGATCTGCGCCGAAGAAGTACCGGAGCGTGAGTGGATCGACGCCCTGTTCGCCGAAGAGCCGCATTACAGCAGCGACGCCCAGCGCGAAGAGATCGAAGCCACCCTGATCGGCCTCAAGGCCCACATCGCCCGTCAACTGGCCTCCGATGAAGAGTTCGAGCTGCCATGCGAACTGGATCTGGGCGACGAGCCGGACGATTCGGAACTGCGCGGCTGGTGCATCGGCTTCATGGAAGGCGTGTTCCTGCGTGAAGCGGCCTGGTTCGAAACCGCCGAAGAAGAAGTCAGCGAAATGCTCCTGCCGATCATGGTCGGTTCGGGCCTGTTCGACGAACAGCCAGAGTTCGAAGACATCGCCAAAGATGCCAACCTGATGGACGACATGATCGTGCAGATCCCGGAAGCCCTGACCGCGCTGTACCTGCTGTGCCAGGCACCCGACGAAAAACCGGCGATCCTCAAGCCACGTCACCACTAA